In a single window of the Drosophila albomicans strain 15112-1751.03 chromosome 3, ASM965048v2, whole genome shotgun sequence genome:
- the LOC117570761 gene encoding uncharacterized protein LOC117570761 isoform X2, whose product MDHTWIARNVYDPLPPFAIVAGHDSDNDPIYVGRAYHNGDMLPAKYIPNKQQAYVAWGGEEINKHDFEILTGHHYCWIPASGGEVPPHALRVGQTSDGEPLYVGRGYFAGSLTPGKVHPSHGCLYIPYGGAEERLEAYEVLVQPETWVNSSGSNIVPGTILAGNDSDGDPIFVGRAYHEGDLLPAKVIPNKGCAYVPYGGHEHVKYDFELLAGYGYGWVPDSFGNVPGGAVVCGRTSEGEALYIGRGHYQGSFTPGKIHQSHRCLYIPFGGQEVRLDHYEVLVRS is encoded by the exons atgg ATCACACCTGGATTGCCCGCAACGTTTACGATCCTCTGCCGCCATTCGCCATCGTCGCCGGCCACGATTCCGACAATGATCCCATCTATGTGGGACGCGCCTATCACAATGGCGACATGCTGCCCGCCAAGTACATTCCCAACAAGCAACAGGCCTACGTCGCCTGGGGCGGTGAGGAGATCAACAAGCACGATTTTGAGATCCTGACCGGTCACCACTACTGCTGGATCCCCGCCAGCGGCGGTGAGGTGCCTCCTCATGCTCTGCGCGTCGGCCAAACCTCCGACGGCGAGCCTCTGTATGTGGGACGCGGCTACTTTGCCGGCAGTCTGACACCTGGCAAGGTGCATCCCTCCCATGGCTGTCTGTACATTCCCTATGGCGGTGCCGAGGAGCGTCTGGAGGCGTATGAGGTGCTCGTGCAGCCCGAGACCTGGGTGAATTCATCGGGCAGCAACATTGTGCCCGGCACCATTTTGGCCGGCAACGATTCCGATGGCGATCCAATCTTTGTGGGTCGTGCCTACCACGAGGGCGATTTGTTGCCCGCTAAG GTCATTCCCAACAAGGGCTGCGCCTATGTGCCTTATGGTGGTCACGAGCATGTCAAGTACGACTTTGAGCTGCTCGCTGGCTACGGCTACGGTTGGGTGCCCGACTCCTTTGGCAATGTGCCCGGTGGCGCCGTCGTCTGTGGCCGCACCAGCGAAGGCGAAGCTCTCTACATTGGCCGTGGACATTACCAAGGCAGCTTCACGCCCGGCAAGATCCATCAGTCGCATCGCTGTCTGTACATTCCCTTCGGTGGCCAGGAGGTGCGTCTGGACCATTACGAGGTGCTCGTGAGGTCCTAA
- the LOC117570761 gene encoding uncharacterized protein LOC117570761 isoform X1: protein MSRFDHTWIARNVYDPLPPFAIVAGHDSDNDPIYVGRAYHNGDMLPAKYIPNKQQAYVAWGGEEINKHDFEILTGHHYCWIPASGGEVPPHALRVGQTSDGEPLYVGRGYFAGSLTPGKVHPSHGCLYIPYGGAEERLEAYEVLVQPETWVNSSGSNIVPGTILAGNDSDGDPIFVGRAYHEGDLLPAKVIPNKGCAYVPYGGHEHVKYDFELLAGYGYGWVPDSFGNVPGGAVVCGRTSEGEALYIGRGHYQGSFTPGKIHQSHRCLYIPFGGQEVRLDHYEVLVRS, encoded by the exons ATGAGCAGATTCG ATCACACCTGGATTGCCCGCAACGTTTACGATCCTCTGCCGCCATTCGCCATCGTCGCCGGCCACGATTCCGACAATGATCCCATCTATGTGGGACGCGCCTATCACAATGGCGACATGCTGCCCGCCAAGTACATTCCCAACAAGCAACAGGCCTACGTCGCCTGGGGCGGTGAGGAGATCAACAAGCACGATTTTGAGATCCTGACCGGTCACCACTACTGCTGGATCCCCGCCAGCGGCGGTGAGGTGCCTCCTCATGCTCTGCGCGTCGGCCAAACCTCCGACGGCGAGCCTCTGTATGTGGGACGCGGCTACTTTGCCGGCAGTCTGACACCTGGCAAGGTGCATCCCTCCCATGGCTGTCTGTACATTCCCTATGGCGGTGCCGAGGAGCGTCTGGAGGCGTATGAGGTGCTCGTGCAGCCCGAGACCTGGGTGAATTCATCGGGCAGCAACATTGTGCCCGGCACCATTTTGGCCGGCAACGATTCCGATGGCGATCCAATCTTTGTGGGTCGTGCCTACCACGAGGGCGATTTGTTGCCCGCTAAG GTCATTCCCAACAAGGGCTGCGCCTATGTGCCTTATGGTGGTCACGAGCATGTCAAGTACGACTTTGAGCTGCTCGCTGGCTACGGCTACGGTTGGGTGCCCGACTCCTTTGGCAATGTGCCCGGTGGCGCCGTCGTCTGTGGCCGCACCAGCGAAGGCGAAGCTCTCTACATTGGCCGTGGACATTACCAAGGCAGCTTCACGCCCGGCAAGATCCATCAGTCGCATCGCTGTCTGTACATTCCCTTCGGTGGCCAGGAGGTGCGTCTGGACCATTACGAGGTGCTCGTGAGGTCCTAA
- the LOC117570759 gene encoding uncharacterized protein LOC117570759 isoform X2: MEHTWVHSTPYAALPPYAVVGGHDSDGTPIYVGRSFHEGENLPAKVIPSKGCAYVAYGGTEHQKTHYEVLVGQGFAWVGSASGGVPPNAVRSGNTRTGEPLYVGRGHYANSLSVGKVHPSHGCLYIPFGGQEVRINTYEVLIHQQQDVWVPASPAYTPPGAVIAGHDSDRTPIYAGRAMHEGEMLPAKVVPSKGTAYVCFGGYEFQKPTYEVLTGYGYVWIRPGFHGMPPNAVSTGRARNGEPIYYGRGHHQGSLTPGLISARQRCLYIPYGGREIRVDSYEVLCRQ, from the exons ATGG AACACACCTGGGTGCACTCGACTCCATATGCCGCACTGCCTCCCTATGCCGTTGTCGGCGGCCACGACTCCGACGGCACTCCGATCTATGTGGGTCGCTCGTTCCACGAGGGCGAGAATCTGCCCGCTAAGGTGATACCGAGCAAGGGTTGCGCCTATGTCGCCTACGGCGGCACCGAGCACCAGAAGACCCACTACGAGGTGCTCGTCGGCCAGGGCTTCGCCTGGGTGGGCAGCGCCAGCGGTGGCGTGCCCCCGAATGCGGTGCGCAGCGGCAACACACGCACCGGGGAGCCGTTGTATGTGGGACGCGGTCACTACGCGAACTCGTTGAGCGTGGGCAAAGTGCATCCATCGCATGGTTGTCTCTACATTCCCTTCGGTGGCCAGGAGGTGCGCATCAACACCTACGAGGTGCTCATCCATCAGCAGCAGGATGTCTGGGTGCCCGCATCGCCAGCCTACACTCCACCGGGAGCTGTCATAGCTGGTCACGATTCGGACAGGACGCCCATCTATGCGGGACGTGCTATGCATGAGGGTGAGATGCTGCCCGCTAAGGTTGTGCCCAGCAAGGGCACAGCCTACGTCTGTTTCGGTGGCTACGAGTTCCAGAAGCCCACCTACGAGGTCTTGACTGGTTACGGATATGTCTGGATCAGACCGGGATTCCACGGCATGCCACCGAATGCGGTGAGCACGGGACGTGCCCGGAATGGCGAACCCATCTATTATGGACGTGGTCATCATCAGGGCAGCTTGACACCCGGTCTCATCTCTGCCCGCCAACGTTGTTTGTACATTCCTTACGGTGGTCGCGAGATTCGCGTCGATTCCTATGAAGTCCTCTGCAGACAATAA
- the LOC117570759 gene encoding uncharacterized protein LOC117570759 isoform X1: MGAVQPGAVVSIEHTWVHSTPYAALPPYAVVGGHDSDGTPIYVGRSFHEGENLPAKVIPSKGCAYVAYGGTEHQKTHYEVLVGQGFAWVGSASGGVPPNAVRSGNTRTGEPLYVGRGHYANSLSVGKVHPSHGCLYIPFGGQEVRINTYEVLIHQQQDVWVPASPAYTPPGAVIAGHDSDRTPIYAGRAMHEGEMLPAKVVPSKGTAYVCFGGYEFQKPTYEVLTGYGYVWIRPGFHGMPPNAVSTGRARNGEPIYYGRGHHQGSLTPGLISARQRCLYIPYGGREIRVDSYEVLCRQ, from the exons ATGG GTGCAGTTCAGCCAGGAGCAGTTGTGAGCATTG AACACACCTGGGTGCACTCGACTCCATATGCCGCACTGCCTCCCTATGCCGTTGTCGGCGGCCACGACTCCGACGGCACTCCGATCTATGTGGGTCGCTCGTTCCACGAGGGCGAGAATCTGCCCGCTAAGGTGATACCGAGCAAGGGTTGCGCCTATGTCGCCTACGGCGGCACCGAGCACCAGAAGACCCACTACGAGGTGCTCGTCGGCCAGGGCTTCGCCTGGGTGGGCAGCGCCAGCGGTGGCGTGCCCCCGAATGCGGTGCGCAGCGGCAACACACGCACCGGGGAGCCGTTGTATGTGGGACGCGGTCACTACGCGAACTCGTTGAGCGTGGGCAAAGTGCATCCATCGCATGGTTGTCTCTACATTCCCTTCGGTGGCCAGGAGGTGCGCATCAACACCTACGAGGTGCTCATCCATCAGCAGCAGGATGTCTGGGTGCCCGCATCGCCAGCCTACACTCCACCGGGAGCTGTCATAGCTGGTCACGATTCGGACAGGACGCCCATCTATGCGGGACGTGCTATGCATGAGGGTGAGATGCTGCCCGCTAAGGTTGTGCCCAGCAAGGGCACAGCCTACGTCTGTTTCGGTGGCTACGAGTTCCAGAAGCCCACCTACGAGGTCTTGACTGGTTACGGATATGTCTGGATCAGACCGGGATTCCACGGCATGCCACCGAATGCGGTGAGCACGGGACGTGCCCGGAATGGCGAACCCATCTATTATGGACGTGGTCATCATCAGGGCAGCTTGACACCCGGTCTCATCTCTGCCCGCCAACGTTGTTTGTACATTCCTTACGGTGGTCGCGAGATTCGCGTCGATTCCTATGAAGTCCTCTGCAGACAATAA
- the LOC127564999 gene encoding uncharacterized protein LOC127564999: LLVPFAGPKWTARNVKDPLPPFAIVAGYDSNRDPIYVARASHNGEMLPAKFIPNKKQAYVSWGGEEINKHDFEILTGQGHSWVPTRGGKVPPGALRAGQTSDGETLYVGRAFFAGSLTPGKVHPSHGCLYIPYGGAEKRLEDYEVLAIP, from the coding sequence TTACTCGTTCCTTTTGCAGGTCCCAAATGGACTGCCCGCAACGTCAAGGATCCTCTGCCGCCATTCGCCATTGTCGCCGGCTACGATTCTAACAGGGATCCCATCTATGTGGCTCGCGCCAGTCACAATGGCGAAATGCTGCCTGCCAAGTTCATTCCCAATAAGAAACAGGCCTACGTCTCCTGGGGCGGTGAGGAGATCAACAAGCACGATTTTGAGATCCTGACCGGTCAGGGGCACAGCTGGGTCCCCACCAGGGGCGGTAAGGTGCCACCCGGTGCTCTGCGCGCCGGCCAAACCTCCGATGGCGAGACACTGTATGTGGGACGCGCCTTCTTTGCCGGCAGTCTGACGCCCGGCAAGGTGCATCCCTCCCATGGCTGTCTGTACATTCCGTATGGCGGAGCTGAGAAGCGTCTGGAGGATTATGAGGTGCTCGCGATACCATAA